In Aminobacterium sp. MB27-C1, a single genomic region encodes these proteins:
- a CDS encoding ADP-ribosylglycohydrolase family protein, with translation MIGAVAGDIIGSIYEWSPTKNYNFELFNRKSCFTDDTVLTIATAEALLGKGTEANRKDFSRAYMKWGRKYPHAGYGGRFREWLRYGDPSIVIDSFGNGSAMRVSPVAWVSDDIDIVLKLAQESAAITHSHPEGIKGAQAVAAAIYMARYGENKESIRLNLERMFGYDLSRKIIDIKATYTFNVTCQGSVPEAIIAFLEANSYEDAVRLAVSLGGDTDTQACMAGSMAEAVWPVPQEIKERSQRILTQELYQIINEFEKKH, from the coding sequence TTGATTGGAGCTGTAGCTGGAGACATTATAGGATCAATTTATGAGTGGAGTCCTACAAAAAATTATAACTTTGAACTTTTTAATAGAAAATCTTGTTTTACAGACGATACAGTTCTAACGATCGCTACGGCCGAGGCTCTTTTAGGAAAAGGTACAGAAGCAAATAGGAAAGATTTTTCGAGAGCATATATGAAATGGGGAAGAAAATATCCACATGCAGGTTATGGGGGACGTTTCAGGGAATGGCTGCGATATGGTGATCCTTCTATTGTTATTGATAGTTTTGGTAATGGCTCAGCTATGCGTGTTAGTCCCGTAGCCTGGGTTTCTGACGATATTGATATCGTTTTAAAACTAGCTCAAGAGAGTGCCGCTATAACCCATAGTCATCCAGAAGGCATTAAAGGGGCTCAGGCTGTTGCTGCAGCCATTTATATGGCACGGTATGGTGAAAATAAAGAATCTATTCGTTTAAACCTAGAGCGCATGTTTGGTTACGATCTAAGTCGAAAAATTATAGATATAAAAGCTACATACACATTTAATGTAACATGCCAGGGCTCTGTTCCAGAAGCCATAATTGCATTTTTGGAAGCAAATAGTTATGAAGATGCTGTTCGTTTAGCAGTTTCTTTAGGTGGGGATACCGATACACAGGCCTGTATGGCAGGATCAATGGCAGAAGCTGTGTGGCCTGTTCCTCAGGAAATAAAAGAAAGGAGTCAACGAATCTTGACGCAAGAGTTGTATCAAATTATTAATGAATTTGAAAAAAAGCATTGA
- a CDS encoding YeiH family protein has translation MLILQSPFFWVILGIFLSLVSHSPAFALCVGSIIALTCGNPLKQLTGKLAKYLLQIAVILFGFGLHLRVILKVGYTSLGITFLSITTTMLLGWLFGKLYKVERDTSFLISSGTAICGGSAIAAMSSAIGASQGQTAVAMAVVFLLNGVALLVFPYAGHLMNLSQTDFGIWAALAIHDTSSVVGASAIYGAQALAIGTTIKLTRALWILPLSFIATKLNRSKNKATIPWFLFGFLLAALVRSLLPYMEESWNILAICGKKLMVGTLFFVGAGLTREELHKIGKGALLKAVTLWVTISILSLTIIKMGFVHLNI, from the coding sequence ATGTTAATTCTTCAATCACCATTCTTTTGGGTTATCTTAGGAATATTTCTCTCACTAGTCTCGCATTCTCCCGCTTTTGCCCTGTGTGTCGGAAGCATTATTGCTCTGACCTGTGGAAATCCATTGAAACAACTCACAGGAAAACTTGCGAAATACTTATTACAAATTGCGGTGATTCTTTTCGGCTTTGGCTTGCATCTTCGTGTCATTCTTAAGGTAGGCTATACATCTCTTGGCATTACGTTCCTTAGCATTACAACAACAATGCTCTTGGGATGGCTATTCGGAAAGCTTTACAAAGTCGAAAGGGATACTTCTTTTCTCATAAGCAGTGGAACTGCTATTTGCGGAGGCAGCGCCATAGCCGCGATGTCTTCTGCCATTGGAGCGTCCCAAGGTCAAACAGCAGTTGCAATGGCTGTTGTGTTTCTTCTTAATGGTGTCGCTCTTTTAGTCTTTCCGTATGCTGGACATCTTATGAATTTATCCCAAACAGATTTCGGTATTTGGGCAGCACTTGCTATTCATGACACAAGTAGTGTTGTAGGAGCTTCTGCTATTTATGGAGCTCAAGCCTTAGCTATTGGAACAACAATTAAACTAACTCGTGCTCTTTGGATTCTTCCCCTTTCATTCATTGCCACGAAACTTAATAGAAGCAAAAACAAGGCAACCATTCCTTGGTTTCTCTTTGGTTTTCTTCTGGCAGCACTCGTACGGTCGCTTCTTCCTTATATGGAAGAAAGTTGGAATATCCTTGCTATATGTGGAAAAAAACTTATGGTAGGAACACTTTTTTTTGTAGGTGCAGGCTTAACAAGGGAAGAATTGCATAAAATTGGCAAAGGGGCTTTATTAAAAGCTGTAACTTTGTGGGTTACTATTTCTATACTTTCACTTACAATTATAAAAATGGGATTTGTCCACCTTAATATATAA
- a CDS encoding LysR family transcriptional regulator has product MDSVTLRQLEIFVSVAKSESMTKAAKNLYISQSAASMALREFEEILGGSVFYRVGRGLSLNDRGRFLLPKAEYILALMKDFMDVANNDKENLMGELKIGCSTTIGNYFFPTRLKQFCDEHPLVKISLNVGNTREIADLLSEGVLDIGLVEGLVARRDIEEEEWVKDELVIIASPEHPFACRKFVPMQEMQEEPWVLRERGSGTLSTFEAVLSRKNLSFHHVQEIGHTEAIKRVVEAGMGMSCLSKLAVEKELLEGHLAEIHTDECISRWFRIITLPEQYRSRLFLYMLRWLRSLASSIN; this is encoded by the coding sequence ATGGATTCTGTGACTCTCAGGCAACTTGAAATTTTTGTTTCAGTAGCAAAAAGTGAAAGTATGACGAAGGCAGCAAAAAATCTATATATTAGTCAGTCAGCAGCGAGCATGGCTCTGAGAGAGTTTGAAGAAATTTTAGGTGGTTCTGTTTTTTATAGAGTAGGGAGAGGGTTATCTTTAAATGATAGGGGACGGTTTCTGCTTCCCAAGGCAGAATATATTCTGGCCCTGATGAAAGATTTTATGGATGTTGCCAATAACGATAAAGAAAATCTGATGGGGGAACTTAAAATTGGCTGTAGTACGACTATTGGTAATTATTTTTTCCCCACTCGTTTAAAACAGTTTTGTGATGAACATCCGTTGGTAAAAATTAGTTTGAATGTAGGAAACACGCGAGAGATAGCCGATCTTCTTTCCGAGGGCGTTTTGGATATCGGGCTGGTAGAAGGGCTTGTGGCGCGGAGAGATATAGAAGAGGAAGAGTGGGTAAAAGATGAATTGGTGATTATAGCTTCTCCTGAACATCCTTTTGCTTGCAGAAAATTTGTTCCTATGCAAGAGATGCAGGAAGAACCATGGGTGTTACGAGAAAGGGGTTCTGGAACACTGAGTACGTTTGAAGCGGTTCTTTCACGTAAAAATTTAAGTTTTCACCATGTGCAGGAGATAGGTCATACCGAAGCGATTAAGAGAGTTGTAGAAGCAGGAATGGGCATGAGTTGTCTCTCAAAACTAGCTGTTGAGAAAGAGTTACTTGAGGGACATCTCGCAGAAATACATACTGATGAATGTATTTCTCGTTGGTTTAGAATAATTACTTTGCCAGAACAGTATAGAAGCAGATTATTTCTCTATATGTTGCGTTGGTTACGTTCATTAGCTTCTTCTATAAACTAA
- the trpB gene encoding tryptophan synthase subunit beta: MTTKGKKGYFGEYGGSFVPQALQIRLDELEKAYDEAKSDPSFKEEFMSLLKEYVGRPSALTECKNISHYFGGGRLFLKREDLNHTGAHKINNAIGQALLAKRMGKTELIAETGAGMHGTASATVAALMGMKCTVYMGALDVARQAPNVARMKVLGTEVIAVEDGQKALKEAVDAALKAFAENPETFYLLGSAVGPHPYPTIVRDFQSIIGKEARSQFIEREQNLPDYAVACVGGGSNAIGLFAGFLNDREVKIVGVEPAGKGLATGEHAATLSAGHPSVIHGFKSYVLSDDQGEPAEVYSISAGLDYPGVGPEHAYLKDSGRVSYTSVTDQEAINAFKLLSRKEGIIPALESSHALAYAFKLLPTLSKNQTVLVNLSGRGDKDMDTILPLIE; this comes from the coding sequence ATGACTACAAAGGGGAAAAAAGGATATTTTGGAGAATACGGAGGAAGTTTTGTACCTCAAGCACTACAGATCCGCCTTGATGAACTGGAAAAGGCTTACGATGAAGCAAAAAGCGACCCCTCTTTTAAAGAGGAATTTATGAGCCTTCTCAAAGAATACGTTGGCAGGCCTTCTGCGCTTACAGAATGTAAGAATATTTCTCACTATTTTGGTGGCGGACGTCTCTTCCTTAAGCGCGAAGACTTAAACCATACCGGTGCTCATAAAATTAATAACGCCATAGGACAAGCACTCCTCGCAAAAAGAATGGGCAAAACGGAACTCATAGCTGAAACAGGTGCAGGCATGCATGGAACAGCAAGTGCCACCGTAGCAGCATTAATGGGTATGAAATGCACCGTCTACATGGGTGCTCTTGACGTTGCAAGACAGGCACCTAATGTAGCTCGAATGAAAGTTCTGGGAACAGAAGTAATTGCTGTTGAAGACGGACAAAAAGCATTAAAAGAAGCTGTCGATGCAGCACTAAAAGCCTTTGCTGAAAATCCGGAAACCTTTTACCTTTTAGGGTCCGCTGTCGGCCCCCATCCCTATCCAACTATCGTTCGCGATTTTCAGAGTATTATTGGCAAAGAAGCTCGCTCTCAATTTATTGAACGTGAACAAAATCTGCCCGATTACGCTGTAGCTTGTGTAGGTGGAGGAAGTAACGCCATTGGCCTTTTCGCTGGTTTCCTAAACGATCGGGAAGTAAAAATCGTAGGAGTAGAACCTGCAGGGAAAGGCTTGGCTACAGGAGAACATGCAGCCACACTCTCAGCTGGACACCCCAGTGTCATTCATGGCTTTAAAAGCTATGTTCTTTCGGATGATCAGGGAGAACCCGCAGAAGTTTACTCTATCTCCGCAGGATTGGACTATCCCGGAGTAGGGCCAGAGCATGCATATTTAAAAGATAGCGGTCGTGTATCTTATACATCAGTAACAGATCAGGAAGCAATAAATGCCTTTAAACTTCTCTCTAGAAAAGAAGGGATTATTCCTGCTCTTGAAAGTTCACATGCTCTCGCATATGCTTTTAAATTACTTCCTACTCTTTCAAAAAATCAAACTGTGCTCGTTAACCTCTCAGGCAGAGGTGATAAAGATATGGATACTATACTTCCTCTCATCGAGTGA
- a CDS encoding flavodoxin family protein, which translates to MKILALLGSPNKKGNTASLLEKFLEGAATHNVESETVFLHSCNIAPCTACNSCRENPEVLCVIDDDMQQLYSKVYDADVLVFATPVYWWTISAQMKLFMDRLYAINYDRLKNKKVVLIMTYGGEKPNLGPELVEKMYTDICDWLGMNFYGVLEACSGNTPTSKNSDALQEAFDLGVSLAD; encoded by the coding sequence ATGAAGATACTCGCGTTACTTGGCAGTCCCAACAAAAAAGGGAACACGGCGTCACTTTTAGAGAAATTTCTGGAAGGTGCAGCTACTCATAATGTCGAAAGTGAGACTGTTTTTTTACACTCTTGTAACATTGCTCCTTGTACCGCATGTAATTCTTGTCGCGAAAACCCGGAGGTGCTTTGTGTAATTGACGATGATATGCAACAACTCTATTCTAAAGTGTACGATGCAGATGTTCTCGTTTTTGCTACTCCTGTCTATTGGTGGACAATTTCTGCTCAGATGAAACTTTTTATGGATCGACTCTATGCCATTAATTACGACAGACTAAAAAATAAAAAGGTAGTTTTGATAATGACTTATGGTGGAGAGAAACCTAACCTTGGCCCAGAACTTGTAGAAAAGATGTATACAGACATTTGTGATTGGTTAGGCATGAATTTTTACGGGGTGCTGGAAGCGTGCTCTGGAAATACTCCAACGTCGAAAAATAGTGACGCCCTTCAAGAAGCTTTTGATTTGGGAGTTTCATTAGCGGATTGA
- a CDS encoding YeeE/YedE thiosulfate transporter family protein, whose protein sequence is MRQRIRPMNPYIAGSLAGVLSVVSTWLTGKYFGASTSFVRSTGFVEKVFASEHFLKVAYLVKYAPKIDWQLMFIVGIFLGALMSSFISGTFRIQLTPDSWEDRFGVRIFPRAVTAFIGGVIAMFGARLADGUPSGHGLSGSLQLAVSGLIALVCFFGAGMIVARILYGKGE, encoded by the coding sequence ATGCGGCAAAGAATAAGACCAATGAACCCGTATATAGCAGGTAGTTTAGCAGGCGTTTTGTCTGTTGTTTCTACGTGGTTGACTGGGAAGTATTTCGGAGCCTCTACTTCTTTCGTTCGTTCTACAGGGTTTGTAGAAAAAGTATTTGCCTCTGAGCATTTTCTGAAAGTTGCGTATCTTGTGAAGTATGCTCCCAAGATAGATTGGCAACTTATGTTTATTGTAGGTATTTTTTTAGGGGCTCTTATGAGTTCTTTTATTTCTGGAACGTTCAGAATTCAGTTGACACCTGATTCTTGGGAAGATCGTTTTGGCGTACGCATTTTTCCTCGGGCAGTAACGGCTTTTATAGGTGGAGTAATTGCCATGTTTGGGGCACGACTTGCCGATGGCTGACCGAGTGGACACGGACTGAGCGGTTCGCTTCAGTTAGCAGTAAGTGGTTTGATAGCTCTTGTTTGTTTCTTTGGGGCAGGCATGATTGTTGCTCGTATTCTTTACGGGAAGGGGGAGTAG
- a CDS encoding DUF6691 family protein, with the protein MKPDLIFGLVTGIIFGILLQKSEVIRYDKQLGALRLLDFTILKFMLSTIVVAMIGTYFLLDLNMVKLSIKPTILGGVIPGGIFFGIGWGLLGYCPGTAMGALGEGRLDAFWGILGMLVGAALYAETFPFMERTLLTWGNLGKITLPQILGVNHWVVITIFVLSALLFFHWSERRGL; encoded by the coding sequence ATGAAACCCGATCTTATTTTCGGACTTGTAACAGGAATTATCTTCGGTATTTTGCTTCAAAAGTCTGAAGTAATTCGTTACGATAAACAGCTTGGGGCTCTTCGACTGCTCGACTTCACCATTCTTAAATTTATGCTCTCTACAATTGTTGTGGCAATGATTGGCACATACTTCCTTTTAGATCTCAATATGGTGAAACTATCGATAAAACCTACTATTCTTGGAGGGGTTATTCCAGGAGGTATTTTCTTCGGCATTGGTTGGGGATTGTTGGGATATTGCCCGGGAACTGCTATGGGAGCATTAGGAGAAGGGCGTCTTGATGCATTTTGGGGCATCTTAGGAATGTTGGTAGGAGCAGCTTTATATGCAGAAACATTTCCTTTTATGGAGCGTACTCTTTTGACGTGGGGCAATTTGGGAAAGATTACCCTTCCTCAAATACTTGGAGTGAATCACTGGGTTGTTATTACTATATTTGTTTTAAGTGCACTTTTATTTTTCCATTGGAGTGAAAGACGAGGATTATAA
- a CDS encoding phenylacetate--CoA ligase family protein: protein MSQVDKSTLIGLQKIVRQVWNTHGLYRRKMEQCGIFPEDIHSIDDFKKLPFTTKQDLRDSYPLGLLACSQNQVVRLHASSGTTGKPTFVPYTQRDINDWKECMAECLKTAGVTSDDVFQIILGYGLFTGALGFHYGAEKIGAMVIPSGGGFTDRQLFLMEDAQTTVFTSTPSYALYLAEKIVKHNLRSRLNLRLAILGGEAWTEDMGHQIEEMLGITVINSYGLSEIMGPGVAMECNAKNGMHFNHNHFFMETIDAESTQPLADGEFGELVITTINKEAFPLIRYRTRDLTSLITEPCSCGRQGKRIARVAGRNDDMLIIRGVNVFPSQVEAALASVKGLSLHYHLEVRHHKDMPELTVVCESAKLLSESGREQLKAKTSHHLKEKLGIRINVQIADPETLVRNEGKACRVMHVA, encoded by the coding sequence ATGTCTCAAGTTGATAAGTCAACATTGATCGGTCTTCAAAAAATAGTACGTCAAGTCTGGAATACTCACGGTCTTTATAGAAGGAAAATGGAACAATGTGGAATTTTCCCAGAGGACATTCATTCAATTGATGATTTTAAAAAGTTACCTTTTACTACAAAACAAGATCTGAGGGATAGCTACCCTCTCGGACTTCTCGCCTGTTCACAAAATCAGGTTGTTAGACTTCACGCTTCCTCTGGAACGACAGGCAAACCTACATTTGTTCCTTACACACAAAGAGATATCAATGATTGGAAAGAATGTATGGCAGAATGTTTAAAAACAGCTGGGGTTACATCTGATGATGTATTTCAAATCATTCTTGGGTACGGCCTTTTTACTGGAGCTCTCGGATTTCATTACGGGGCAGAAAAAATTGGAGCTATGGTTATTCCATCTGGAGGAGGTTTTACAGATCGCCAACTTTTTTTAATGGAAGACGCGCAAACAACTGTTTTTACAAGCACGCCCTCATATGCTCTATACCTCGCTGAGAAAATTGTTAAGCATAACTTGCGTTCTAGACTGAATCTTCGTCTTGCTATTCTTGGTGGAGAAGCCTGGACTGAAGATATGGGACATCAAATAGAAGAAATGCTAGGAATCACTGTTATCAATTCATATGGTCTTTCTGAAATTATGGGACCTGGGGTAGCTATGGAGTGCAATGCAAAAAATGGAATGCACTTTAACCATAATCACTTTTTTATGGAAACAATAGATGCAGAAAGCACACAACCTTTAGCCGACGGGGAGTTTGGAGAGCTTGTTATCACGACAATTAATAAAGAAGCTTTTCCACTTATTCGTTACAGAACTCGAGACCTGACATCTCTTATTACAGAACCTTGCAGTTGTGGCCGTCAAGGAAAACGAATTGCAAGAGTTGCCGGACGTAATGACGATATGCTCATAATACGGGGTGTCAACGTTTTCCCATCCCAAGTAGAAGCTGCCCTCGCTTCTGTAAAAGGACTTTCTCTGCACTACCATCTAGAGGTACGCCATCACAAAGATATGCCAGAACTTACGGTAGTCTGCGAATCTGCCAAACTTCTATCTGAATCTGGAAGAGAACAACTCAAGGCAAAGACATCACATCATTTAAAAGAGAAACTCGGCATTCGAATTAACGTTCAGATTGCTGACCCTGAAACTCTCGTTAGAAACGAAGGGAAAGCTTGCCGCGTAATGCATGTAGCTTAA